The following nucleotide sequence is from Aedes aegypti strain LVP_AGWG chromosome 3, AaegL5.0 Primary Assembly, whole genome shotgun sequence.
atacgctgcgatacaatatcattgataaatgaaatcatggctatttcacgacgctcatttaaggtttgaatatcgataagcatacatcgagcctcgtatgatggcagtggaaacgttgtccagcctaatttgcgtaaggcatataaaagaaattgcttctgtactgattcgattctatcaccatgtatttttatatgcggagaccacacaatactacaatattctagaactgatcttacataagcaatgtacaaggttttaatcgtatatggatcccaaaaattgtagctaaaacgcttaataaaactcaacatattggttgctttatggataatcgtattataatgatcagtaaaggtaagtttagaatctaatatgacacctaaatctctaatcttatcgcacttttgaacaatttgatttcctaaagagacagtaatctgtggtgtgttccgttttctgctatatgtgattaaattacattttttgacgtttaattgaagtaagcttttgctacaccatttatcaaatatacttatttcattcagataaatgtcgctatctttgttgctattgatttccatataaagtttcatatcgtcggcataaatcagaattttaagatgtttaagcacatatgaaatatcgttaacaaataatataaataacaatggacctaaatgcgaaccttggggaactcctgatgtaacgtgaacaggtttagacatttttccctcaaatctaactatttgttggcgatctgttaaataagattcaatccagttgaggagtctcatcgcaattcccattttattgagcttgaaaatcaacataggaatgtctagtctgtcaaatgccttactaaaatcggtgtaaagtgcttcgacgtgcttacctctatccattgcattcaaagtgtaatttacaaattccaaaaggtttgttgtagtagaacgacctttATAGAAACCGTGTTGTGTATTCGTTGttctatgttttatttggctgaacacatttttatttataattgattcaaatagttttggaatggatgaaataatagcaattccacgataatttcgaacatcagattttctaccagacttgtaaatgggtatgagatacgatcttttccattcttttggaaatctgctcATTTCAAGTGACTTgttgaatagccaaaataatggtgctgtaaattcattagctaagtttttcagtaaaataggtgggattccatctggccctgatcctttggtggaatctaaattcttcagtcctgtTAAAATATCCTGTAAAAGTATTTGACTTACACCGATATCGCttgtaaaatcaggaaaactagaaaaatattcaaagtcacgatctttatccgaaaagttagtaaaagtctcttggaaaaaagtagcaaaaagaTTGCACATACCATCTGGATTATCAGCTGCTCTATTATCCAATGTCATTTTAGATGGAAAATTGTTAGACTTCATCTTCGATTTagcataattgaagaaattcctagggcaagattttaaatcattttctatttttgtgtTGTACTCTTCAAGCGCAGCGGATATTGCTTGATTAAGTTGGttgacaatatacaaataattttctaaactttctcgagatttttgttgcctgtaaattttatgagccttttgcttacgattttttaaattagttatttgcttattaatccaaacagggtttttcgacccatttctacGACGTCTTCGCAATAAAGGAACTTCcatttgaataatttccgacaaaattgaataaaaatccgtCACTGCGATTTCTAAATCTCCCTGGTTTTTCAAAACGGATTGCCAATCTAttctatttaatttttgtttaattccgTCATAATTAgcgtttttataatcaaagaaattctcaaagtcaCAGTTGTCAGAATTGtgattattgaacaaaaattgagtACTCAATAGCTGtgtgaaatgcttcatttttccatagtggAGAAACAGATTCATTCACACAGAAATCATCCATAATGTTTGAGAATAAAAAgtccaaataacagttttgccggtttttcacatgatttatttgatttaaacctaaaaatgcagctttttcaaaaataaattgtaatgattcattttcACCGACAACCGGAAGCAGAATGCTTTCGTTTTCGGAATCACGAATAAAATCAGCATTACGCTGATTAAAGTCGCCATAGATATGCACTTTGAATTCTGGAGATAACTGGGATACAATTTCATCAgcagtttgaaagaaaatttcatatgatgaTTTGCAAGCTTGGTCTGGCGGAAAATACACAGAagcaaatatatgtgtttcTCCGGCGATGTGTGCTTTCACCCACACATGTTCAAATTCTTtatgttttgatgaaataattaaTTCTGAATTGAATTTAGTAGATATTGCGATGAGAACTCCACCACCAGACATTCTTTGGGTAAGGACCCAATACCTGGAAATTCAAGTCACATATTGTATGTTTGATGGATTGGATCACAAAACAGTTTGATAGATTatacttaaaatttcatgtaaaaatcaatgaaaacagtgttttatacaactttggcaatcTGTAGCTAAACATTGTGACGTGTTTGGGCATtgctgagaacggcatcagatacagcaacacaaaatctactagaaacacataatttcatccttgagacacgcaaaaatgtcatcagGCAATTTCATCAGGCATCTGCACTGAGGAAATAATTATAAGGACACTATGTTTTCCATTGATTTCTCAATGTAAACAAATGATACTCAGATCAAGTTCATATGGGTGTGCCTGGGCTACGGTTAACTAACTGAACAATGTGACGGGTTGATTGGaatgaaggttttttttatattcatcaTGATTTTTCTAGTTTTTGGGATGGAAATAATAATAGGGACAGTAACAATTTTGTTGACAAATGATTTCCAGagtaaaattcattgaaatcatCTGAGTGATTGATGCATTTCTGCACCTTATTTTGGCAATCTCTTAATGAAGACGCCGATGCGTTAGTGAAATATCTAATTTCAGTTTGTTCTGATAAAGTTTAGACCACTCGAGATCAATAGCCTTCCTCAGCTGGCCGACATATTAGAAAACATTGTTAGAATGCTAGAAAATAGCCCctaaaatattttctttggGGTTCAGATCCAAGGTGCTGGCAGGCCACTCCAATACTAAAATATTTCGCTCCTCAAGgtattgtttggcattgtcttGCTGgaagatctttttttttaataaattcctcaataaaCGACTTGAGAACCTTTTTAGCCATTGGAAATACAATTCCAAATTTTTTTACGTGTAAATGAAACAAATCGGAGTTCTTATTGTACCAAACTTAATTCAACATAGATCATaacagaagctttccaaagtttggtatggaagaaaccatggggaagtgaactgtcgcctgacgcagtttctgtcaggacatggttgctatagacagtacctgcataagttcaggcactcagaatctcccgCGTGCCCCAAtcgtgctggtgtggaggaaacaacggagcatgtcgtgttcgattgcccccgtttcattgttgtgagaggtcacatgctcgctacatgcggaggggacctGTCGCCCGATAATATAATAGAGAggatgtgtgcggatgccgagtgctggaatgcagtagctgcggctgtcactcacattttgTAAgacgccaactgttagcgtttaagaacgaaataaacagtcgttaccctattgcagCGCCTTTGGCGACAAATTCATCGTTCTTTTTCCTCCAGCGGATTTGTTTTGAAGTTCTTGTCATTCTGTTGGCAAGGTCGTTGGCAGAGTTAtgttgaatttcataaaattaattGCCAGTAGATTCCATGCTTAACCCAGTGTAGATTCCTGACGAAATTTTTCCAATGATCTTTGGCATAAGGTTGATATTGGGTTCGAACTCCTTAAAATAATCTTGACTCCATTTTTAGTAAACTGGAAAAgcggaaacaatttttgaagaaaaaaaaaatcaaacaaattataaatttcagaaaaaaaataattgcttgCACCCATGTGACTTACTCgcaattttacatatttatggCTTTCTAAAAACTAATTCAACAGTTCTGAGCAGGCCTacgattgttatttttatttccaACAAATAGTGGCATGCGATTGAGTTACCAATGGCTCGAACCATACCCCACATATTTATCATCAACATTCCCGCGTGACcttttttcaatatgtttaTCAGAGAGAAAAAAACAGGAGAAGTCCACTTTGCAACCGACAATTTCAACAAACTACAAGCTTCATGCAACCAGTTCGTAAAATACCATTAGAATAACCGAAAGCCTCTGGTCTGACGCGTGCATCGAATAATTAGCATGGTTTTACATCTTCGGATTCTTTATGCTGTCATAGCTTCAGTAAGTTTTTGCTCATGTAACCAACATAAAATAGTCCAAAAAAGCCTCGGAAAAGCCAACGACGAATGTGTTTCGTACGGCTCATCGGAGCAGTGTTTGGCGCGTTGCGTCACTTTGGTCACCCGTGATTGGAACGAAACGGCCGGGCTAAGTTCAGTGTACGATCGCTTCTACCAGCCGGACCCGGAAGATCTTTGCAATACAAACCGCACGCAGAGATGTTTGGAGGCACTTCAGTCTACGGTTGCTCCGGAAGACAAATGCCTTCGGGCAGCCGGTTCTGTCCAGTGTTACCTCGATCAGTACGGTCAGGTGGACATGGCCACGTCAAGGTTCGTAAAGCCCGCTCCGGTGCAGCAGCAGCAAATCATCTGGGAGTGTGGAGCCATGCTAGGATACTCCGGTGATCAAATCTTACGTTCGATAGATGATAAGGATTACACCATGCAGGAAACTCGATGCCTCTACCGGTGCTATCTGATTCGAAGCGGAATGTACACCGACGAGGGTGGACTGAACATGGAACGGTTCTACGTGGCTTGCGGAGGGTATGAAGATGAGTTCTACCGGAATGTGACGGAATGCGCAGCTCGGGTGCGCAGTTCTACCCGTTGTGATGACCGATGCACGCTTGCCCAACGATTGGCGTCGGAATGTATCGGAACACGGTACGATCAGACTCTGACCCCTGGCCCAGCAACTATCGATGCGCGCGATGGATCTTCAGTTACCTGTGAGTAATGAATTTTTGAATGGTTATAATGGACTGTGGTGAGCTTTACTCTTTCATTTGCAGATGCGGTTTTCCAAAACTATGCTGGACGGGACATGACCAACTCGTTCGTATTGAACCAGAGATaatttgcccacgttaaggaaaacacccattttagatgtgaaaaacagtatgttatgctcttttttaattatggtcgGACAACAAACATGCTTTGTAGAAACTGCTATCTATTTTGGCTTTCTTTGGGgcttataaataaataaaaaaatgcttgcttaataTGCAGTTAATGTATTCttattaatgtattcgaatcctctgagcagaatctcaataaagaaactgaaaaagtagatggagtaccttgtaccttttaattccgcccctaAAAGCTTATCTATGATAgaaacgcgtatttcgactaccacttgcagtcttcttcagtgtcagttactcgtatccactgtggATACGCATAATTTATCCGCGCTTccaaatttcgactcgtgataaattcagcatcggtgaTCGAGAAGCGAACCCGTTAGGAACGAAATACCAGAGGCCCCCTGGGTgatttgtgaaatcgctcaagatttcaagagtgagcaacgtttccagatttcgacttaagcccggtgatccccTACCCGTTGTTGTTGTGCGCCATCCTCGTcacgaaacattcagctggttcgtcgtataagcaaataacttgctcaaatttatacatttgcgttgaggattccccgttagGCCATGGctatcaactgataacatcccgcagtgctattcatctgtgacagcatcgaagcaaagaaagctatcgacccttttcagggccatcaaatgtgtGGAAAACAGTTAAAAGAGTAATATTTCCAaacttattacatcttatattcttcaatcaatctcacagctgcgtaaacaatttcatttttcatgaataattgatgacacgacaatttgagactgtattcgcggacgctgctgcagtgccgtcggggtgagtgctcaacatttcacaactattgtaaaatagagtggcattttcaacagcttCTTGGaattgccatattttatgagaacacttcgattacgaaaatgatcacatgtaacaaaattgccacatatttagaatgcttttgaaaagaaattctcattgaacaattttcataattttggcacctatAGATCAGAAAGTTACATTCATGATAAAGAAAACTAATAAGGGTCATTAGCTAACTACTGAATGATAAGAAAATGCCAACCcatccaactattcatgttcgaccaatttctcacgcattatcattttccgaAATTTTCAAGTATTTCTGAGCCCTGCCCCGCTAGCCAACAACGGGCAAACGAGTGCGCCGAAGCGAGCAAGAAACGAAGATGCAAACCCGGCAGCTTCCAACAGCAGGTTGCTGTCAAGCAACCAGTTTACCTCCTTGCCATTGGACCAAGTCCCCTCGAAGGCGAAGAGTTTGCCCCCCTGTTCGCGTTGACGACGGACATCTCGGCATTGTGGTCGGAACTAGTGGCCCTCAACATCAAGCCGCTGTTCATGCTGTGCCGCAATGACTACAAGAAGGCCGGCAAACTACAGAAGGCAAAGGGGCTGGAGTTCTATACCCACGATGCCCCCGGTAGCAAGCCGTTGAAGGTGTTAATTCGAGGGCTTCCAGAATACACCCCGGAGGCTACCATCGAGGAGATGGTGTTGGCCGGACTGAAGCCGACGAACGTGTTCCCCATCCGGCGAGTGCTAGGAGGAAGGCATCGAGACAGCCTCAACCGCAGTGTGGCAACTGCCTCGTGTTCGGTCATGTGACGAGGAACTGCCACATGAAACCTCGATGTGGCAAATGTGCCGGCGCGCATGCAAAAACGACATGCCAACCAATGGAGGAGGACATCGAACCGAAGTGTGCCAACTACGAGGGCAGCAGCCGTAATTGCCCCAAATGAGCGAAGTTCCTAGCGATCCGCCAGCAAGCATCCGCCAGGAAGCAGGGACGACAGCGCTGACTGAGGAGCACTTTCCAACTCCTCGCTACCAGGTGCCCAATCTGCCACCGCATCCACCAATCCCAACAGTCGGCTCCCTCCGTTCAGCATCGCTTTGCGGCCGCCGCCGCTGCTCCACCGGTGCA
It contains:
- the LOC5566896 gene encoding general odorant-binding protein 45-like, whose amino-acid sequence is MVLHLRILYAVIASVSFCSCNQHKIVQKSLGKANDECVSYGSSEQCLARCVTLVTRDWNETAGLSSVYDRFYQPDPEDLCNTNRTQRCLEALQSTVAPEDKCLRAAGSVQCYLDQYGQVDMATSRFVKPAPVQQQQIIWECGAMLGYSGDQILRSIDDKDYTMQETRCLYRCYLIRSGMYTDEGGLNMERFYVACGGYEDEFYRNVTECAARVRSSTRCDDRCTLAQRLASECIGTRYDQTLTPGPATIDARDGSSVTYAVFQNYAGRDMTNSFVLNQR